The Henningerozyma blattae CBS 6284 chromosome 6, complete genome genomic interval ACTGTCTTGAGtctttaattgttttcATTCGTTGCGTATTCATACTATTCCCATTTCCATTCCCATTACTATTCAAATAAGGAGctgaataattatttggcCCCGGTGGGGGAGGATATGGCATTGGATGTGGAATTGCCATTGGATAAGGAGGTGGTATCATAGCAAATTGAGGGGGTGGAACCATATTCGTTGGATACATATAATTCATTCCCACATTTACATTATTATAGTACGGTATAATAAATGgatatgaataatttcctgaattattattatgaacATTGGAATTGGAATTTGATCCATTATTGTAGATATTTGGGTTAGAATTTggataattataattagaTGGGTAATAGGGATGAATTGAATTACTATTAacattattcttattagtagaataaaaattattagatagaTGTTgttgcatttgcatttgttgttgttgttgctgttgtgTTGGTGAATTTGAATAAGGAGACATTGACATTTGATATACTGGTGCATAGCCTTGAGGCGAGTAAGGCATTAATGGTACgccattattattcattgtattattcatataatttaaattttttatcttattattataacgTTTCTTATACTTATGATGATAAGagttattaatattattatttttgttgttgttactACTACtagcattattattattggtgaTATTAGTAGTGATATTAACGTTATTATTATGCATATTGTTAGTAGTTGAATTATTGTGTCCAGTAGTAATGAtagtatttgaattacTACTGTTATTgctatttgaattatttattgaaataggGGTTGTTGAAATATcagaataattattcaatgaAAAAGTGGAATTATTACTAGAAGAATCTAATGTCGAATTAGCACTGGTATTAATTTGTGAAGTAGAAGCGttggtattatttatttttttgtctaCATTTGTAGAAtttacattattattattagtattagtattatttctacaataatattcatcttcatttaattgatcCTTAAATCTTGAAGTTTCGAAATCAAATGGTTGTGGAGAAGAGCTATGTGCTCCTGCTGttaagttattattttctgattctaaagtattaaaacttgaattaattaatttattatttgaatcaaagattttttgttttaatttttcgtaatttttttccttttccaTCCTTTGTAATTCTAAAGAATTTGCTGTATTGTTTAACGTTTGAGAAGATGAACTCAATTCAGTAGTAGTATTGTCATTAGTTATAGTAGCGTTGTTACTATTGGGTATTATTGTATCAGTTGTCGTATCATTAGTGTCAGTTGAATTTCCTGAGATATTGGTATTACTTGAATTTTgtcttttcaaaattttaaattttttggatGAAGTAGTAAATGATgttgcattattatttgatgaagatgaactACCAGTGGGTAAATcagatgaattagaaacaGTATTACTAGTGTTATCAGAGTTGGGACTGGATGAGGGTAAGactaaatcttttaataatggaaGAGTAGGAGAGATAACAAGTGGTATATCTGcttcttttgaatttttcgaATTAAGCTCAAGCGTATCTTCCCTTGTAGGCTTATACAATACTAAAAAACTATTATCGACATTACTAGTTGttgtattaaattttttcaagatatgttttaaattgtGATATTGTGCAATCTGATGAGATAATAGTCTATAATAAGAATTCATAggattcaaattcaaattagtATCGTTTGAATCTATAAAGTTTACAATCAACGATTCAATGTTTATGATGAATTGTCTATCATAAGGTT includes:
- the RBS1 gene encoding Rbs1p (similar to Saccharomyces cerevisiae RBS1 (YDL189W); ancestral locus Anc_7.304), whose translation is MATSSTTRDSVLELQKESGDATDMIQQDLVESTTDELFNELKTEKLSNIDDTFIDASETNDTTVSCVQKSDAIERPKQDIISQLSPAMINALFEKPYDRQFIINIESLIVNFIDSNDTNLNLNPMNSYYRLLSHQIAQYHNLKHILKKFNTTTSNVDNSFLVLYKPTREDTLELNSKNSKEADIPLVISPTLPLLKDLVLPSSSPNSDNTSNTVSNSSDLPTGSSSSSNNNATSFTTSSKKFKILKRQNSSNTNISGNSTDTNDTTTDTIIPNSNNATITNDNTTTELSSSSQTLNNTANSLELQRMEKEKNYEKLKQKIFDSNNKLINSSFNTLESENNNLTAGAHSSSPQPFDFETSRFKDQLNEDEYYCRNNTNTNNNNVNSTNVDKKINNTNASTSQINTSANSTLDSSSNNSTFSLNNYSDISTTPISINNSNSNNSSNSNTIITTGHNNSTTNNMHNNNVNITTNITNNNNASSSNNNKNNNINNSYHHKYKKRYNNKIKNLNYMNNTMNNNGVPLMPYSPQGYAPVYQMSMSPYSNSPTQQQQQQQMQMQQHLSNNFYSTNKNNVNSNSIHPYYPSNYNYPNSNPNIYNNGSNSNSNVHNNNSGNYSYPFIIPYYNNVNVGMNYMYPTNMVPPPQFAMIPPPYPMAIPHPMPYPPPPGPNNYSAPYLNSNGNGNGNSMNTQRMKTIKDSRQYNNATFTANANNNNGSDISTDEQVDKLSNDFKDLSA